In Neorhodopirellula lusitana, one genomic interval encodes:
- a CDS encoding DUF1501 domain-containing protein — protein sequence MSERKLASLSDECSLSRRSLLRQCGTGMGVLGLAGLLGDDGMLNTAQAGENPMLPRPTHFPGTAKRVIHLFMNGGPSHVDTFDRKVALDKYNGKKLPLDLKTERKTGAAMASPFKFKKYGESGLEVSELFEKTAQHIDDIAVIRSMHADVPNHEPSLRLMNCGDSRLVRPSMGSWVTYGMGTENQNLPGFVALCPNGYPITGAQNWQTAFLPGVFQGTHIDTRHQDIDKLIENIVNSHTSHKQQLQQLDALRKLNALHQDERGTDPALKARIQSYELAYRMQMEATDAFDVSREPKHVLEAYGKGVNARQILIARRLVERGVRYVQVWHGEGQPWDNHDDLEVNHRRLAGQCDQAIGALLNDLKKSGMLEDTLVIWGGEFGRTPVVEMPTKGSNAGKINGRDHNHYGFTMWMAGGGVKGGQAYGATDEFGFKAVEDRMHVHDLHATILHLLGFDHKRLTYRHAGRDFRLTDVHGEVHDGLIA from the coding sequence ATGAGTGAACGTAAACTCGCATCGTTGTCCGATGAATGCTCCCTGTCACGGCGTAGTCTGCTTCGCCAGTGCGGCACCGGCATGGGCGTTCTAGGGCTCGCCGGACTGTTAGGCGATGACGGCATGCTGAACACCGCCCAAGCTGGCGAAAACCCGATGCTGCCGCGTCCGACACACTTCCCCGGCACAGCCAAGCGGGTCATCCACCTGTTCATGAACGGCGGCCCCTCGCACGTCGACACCTTTGATCGCAAGGTCGCCTTGGACAAGTACAACGGCAAGAAACTGCCACTCGACCTAAAAACCGAACGCAAAACGGGAGCCGCGATGGCATCCCCGTTCAAGTTCAAGAAGTACGGCGAAAGTGGCCTGGAAGTCAGTGAGCTGTTTGAAAAGACGGCCCAACACATCGACGACATCGCCGTCATCCGATCCATGCACGCGGATGTTCCCAACCACGAGCCGTCACTGCGGCTGATGAATTGCGGTGATTCTCGCCTGGTACGCCCCAGCATGGGATCGTGGGTCACTTACGGCATGGGCACCGAGAACCAGAACCTGCCTGGCTTTGTCGCCCTGTGCCCCAATGGCTACCCCATTACCGGTGCCCAGAACTGGCAAACCGCGTTCCTGCCCGGCGTGTTCCAGGGAACTCATATCGATACCCGGCACCAAGACATCGACAAGTTGATCGAGAACATCGTGAACTCGCACACGAGTCACAAACAACAACTCCAACAACTGGACGCTTTAAGAAAACTTAACGCGTTGCACCAAGACGAGCGGGGCACCGATCCAGCCCTGAAAGCCAGAATCCAGTCCTACGAATTGGCCTACCGGATGCAAATGGAAGCGACCGACGCTTTCGACGTCAGTCGCGAGCCCAAGCATGTGCTGGAGGCCTACGGTAAAGGCGTCAACGCGAGACAGATCCTGATTGCGCGGCGATTGGTCGAGCGAGGCGTTCGCTATGTGCAGGTTTGGCATGGCGAGGGCCAACCGTGGGACAATCACGACGACCTGGAGGTGAACCACCGCAGATTGGCTGGTCAGTGCGATCAAGCGATTGGTGCGTTGCTGAACGACCTCAAGAAGTCCGGAATGCTCGAGGACACGCTGGTGATTTGGGGTGGTGAGTTCGGGCGAACTCCAGTCGTGGAGATGCCTACCAAGGGCTCGAATGCCGGCAAAATCAACGGCCGGGACCACAATCACTATGGATTCACGATGTGGATGGCTGGCGGCGGCGTCAAAGGCGGCCAAGCCTACGGAGCGACCGACGAGTTCGGATTTAAAGCCGTCGAGGACCGAATGCATGTCCACGATTTGCACGCGACCATCCTGCATCTGCTCGGCTTCGACCACAAACGGTTGACTTACCGACATGCCGGTCGTGACTTCCGACTGACCGACGTTCACGGCGAGGTCCACGACGGATTGATCGCCTGA
- a CDS encoding MYG1 family protein has product MTVQLIVTHPGSAHKDDFLACSLLAHLHGVPIQRREPTADDLADPSICVVDVGGAHEPTQNNFDHHQFARDAPPICALSLVLQSMGLYEDALAFCAWLRPAEWLDTLGPNKAAELMEIPRVALGALNSPIDMTLLNRFAKESEVNPDSPIYQVMCMVGEDIVNYLTSLRERLDYLKTNGQYWTIETDGETIQALFVEKSEVISEDPSFGLYAFIESEGKADQIQATVCPDRRGGGYSLTRYNDSQRLDFSQIESDDDVRFAHKRGFVAKVSTTDPTRLKELLKNGVVKSVS; this is encoded by the coding sequence ATGACCGTACAGCTGATAGTGACCCATCCGGGCAGTGCTCACAAAGATGACTTCCTTGCATGCAGTCTGCTGGCGCATTTACACGGGGTTCCGATCCAACGACGTGAACCAACGGCCGACGACTTGGCCGATCCATCGATCTGCGTCGTCGACGTAGGCGGTGCTCATGAGCCCACGCAAAACAACTTCGATCACCATCAGTTTGCTCGCGATGCACCGCCAATCTGTGCGTTGTCGCTGGTGCTCCAAAGCATGGGACTATACGAAGACGCACTGGCGTTCTGTGCATGGCTACGCCCAGCAGAATGGCTGGACACACTAGGGCCTAACAAAGCCGCCGAGTTGATGGAGATCCCGCGTGTCGCCTTGGGAGCTTTGAATTCTCCGATCGACATGACTCTACTAAACCGATTCGCAAAAGAATCCGAGGTGAATCCAGACAGCCCGATCTACCAAGTCATGTGCATGGTCGGCGAAGACATTGTCAATTACCTGACGTCGCTGCGTGAACGACTCGACTACCTGAAAACGAACGGCCAGTACTGGACGATTGAAACGGACGGCGAGACCATCCAGGCATTGTTCGTGGAAAAAAGTGAAGTGATTTCCGAAGATCCCTCGTTCGGACTCTACGCGTTCATCGAGAGTGAAGGCAAAGCGGATCAAATTCAAGCCACGGTCTGCCCCGATCGTCGGGGCGGCGGATACAGCTTGACGCGTTACAACGACAGCCAGCGTCTGGATTTCTCGCAAATTGAATCTGATGATGACGTCCGATTTGCCCACAAACGCGGCTTCGTCGCCAAGGTCTCCACGACCGATCCCACGCGGCTGAAAGAATTGTTGAAAAACGGGGTCGTCAAAAGCGTTAGCTGA
- a CDS encoding methyltransferase: MSDASSDVLVQADQPFRFLKQFNSVEFADHASCRDRLRRSDARWFPGEYLSSVFARELCERGAMRFKEVLESFEFYACVRNRIRSESVADLCCGHGLVGILFAMLERDIDQVVLLDKVRPKSFDIVLAAAQAVAPWTAEKITYVQAPLKRTLDHVEPGTAILGVHACGERTDQCIEHAIALNSTVALLPCCRRHRLHPSPDCLKSVLGADVAIDVDRTYRLHAAGYHVRWDQIPSSITEMNRVLIGKPLPAAGNQTNAVSAAVTRK, from the coding sequence ATGTCTGATGCGTCGAGCGACGTCCTTGTCCAAGCCGATCAACCGTTTCGATTTTTGAAGCAGTTCAACTCGGTGGAGTTCGCCGACCACGCGTCTTGTCGGGATCGCCTGCGCCGGTCGGATGCCCGTTGGTTTCCAGGTGAGTATCTGTCGTCCGTGTTCGCTCGGGAACTGTGCGAGCGGGGAGCGATGCGGTTCAAGGAAGTCTTGGAGAGTTTTGAGTTTTACGCCTGTGTACGCAATCGGATTCGTTCGGAGTCGGTTGCCGATTTGTGTTGCGGCCATGGGTTGGTGGGCATCTTATTTGCCATGTTGGAGCGTGACATTGATCAGGTTGTCCTGTTGGACAAGGTTCGCCCCAAGAGTTTTGACATCGTTCTGGCCGCCGCGCAGGCGGTGGCTCCCTGGACGGCTGAAAAGATCACCTATGTTCAGGCTCCCTTAAAGCGGACGCTTGACCATGTCGAACCGGGCACTGCGATCCTAGGTGTTCACGCCTGCGGCGAGCGGACGGACCAGTGTATCGAGCACGCAATCGCACTGAACAGCACCGTGGCACTGCTGCCCTGTTGCCGTCGGCATCGGTTGCATCCATCGCCCGACTGCTTGAAGAGCGTTTTGGGGGCGGACGTCGCGATCGATGTCGACCGCACCTACCGCTTGCATGCGGCTGGGTATCACGTCCGTTGGGATCAAATTCCGTCATCGATTACGGAGATGAATCGGGTGCTGATTGGTAAGCCGTTGCCGGCAGCGGGCAACCAGACCAACGCGGTATCTGCTGCTGTTACTAGGAAGTGA
- a CDS encoding CvfB family protein gives MIEIGSTYDLVVVKETDFGVFLDAGDLGEILLPRKHMPDDLQVDDTIEVFLYLDSEDRPIATTQTPKAEVGDFAYLEVKENTPIGAFLDWGLDKDVLVPFAEQHRPMNVGDSYLVYLYLDNQDRITATSKIDKVVSEDDQHNFYPQQQVDLIIGNSTEMGFKAIVDQSHWGLLYKDEVDQRLSFGQSIQGYIKQVRADGKIDLSLKSGQQIRDDHSQAILDYLSGHDGFAAVHDKSPPEQIFELLGMSKKQFKKAIGGLYKQQVITIEKDGIRLV, from the coding sequence ATGATTGAAATTGGCAGCACGTATGACTTAGTCGTCGTGAAAGAAACCGACTTTGGCGTGTTTTTAGACGCAGGGGATTTGGGCGAGATCCTGCTCCCGCGAAAGCACATGCCGGACGACTTGCAAGTCGACGATACGATCGAGGTCTTTTTGTACCTGGATTCCGAAGACCGGCCCATCGCGACCACGCAAACACCCAAGGCCGAGGTGGGCGATTTCGCGTACTTGGAAGTGAAAGAGAACACTCCGATTGGTGCGTTTTTGGATTGGGGATTGGACAAAGATGTCCTGGTGCCGTTCGCCGAACAGCATCGACCGATGAACGTCGGCGATTCCTACCTGGTGTATCTGTATCTGGACAATCAGGATCGCATCACAGCGACGTCCAAGATCGACAAGGTCGTTTCGGAGGATGATCAACACAACTTTTATCCACAACAGCAAGTCGACTTGATCATCGGGAACAGTACCGAGATGGGCTTCAAGGCGATTGTGGATCAAAGCCACTGGGGTTTGTTGTACAAAGATGAGGTCGACCAGCGTCTTAGCTTTGGACAGAGCATCCAGGGGTACATTAAGCAGGTCCGGGCGGACGGAAAGATTGACTTGAGTCTGAAGAGTGGTCAGCAGATCCGCGATGACCACAGCCAGGCGATTCTAGATTACCTAAGCGGTCACGACGGGTTCGCGGCTGTCCACGATAAGTCTCCTCCCGAGCAAATTTTCGAGCTGCTTGGGATGAGCAAGAAGCAATTCAAAAAGGCGATCGGTGGCCTGTATAAGCAGCAAGTCATCACGATCGAGAAAGACGGCATACGCTTGGTTTGA
- a CDS encoding PSD1 and planctomycete cytochrome C domain-containing protein: protein MTSFTSHPFLRAAVSLNQIALHGGRFAITARLSIAAHLTISGLLGLTLLGLILFVSIASTALAADASSDPKLQFFEEKIRPILVTKCYQCHGPEKSESGLRLDSRASILAGGASDTPAAKEGDADHSLLIESVTYEGDYDMPPDKPLSSTEIDQLKQWIQLGLPWPDEAPVKPTLTIDQRVTAHQAEHWSLQPVQMPVVPASSSHSPDGVDRTDISRTDISRTDISRTDIDRTDIDRTDIDRLIESKLTAAGLAFSQAADRRTLIRRAHFDLLGLPPSEEQVHAFVNDPSPDAWARLIDQLLDSPHYGERWARHWLDVARYADTRGYSPGKRDKRFPFAYTYRDWVIEAFNRDLPYDDFIRCQLAADQWDSAEQTDLAALGFLTVGRQYLSRNDMIDDRVDAVTRGLLGLTVSCARCHDHKFDGIPTQDYYSLFSVFENCSVPSELPLITEESKLPEFSEFLGKLDEMSQAIEERLDEIHNQLHTQAQTHPADYLARLIEPDVTREAYLQEQDFVSLKLIDIHKRVLQRWKNFVNRKDAKRMAVFMPWHELLELEEEGFAEAAMLKIESWKELPAEKVNPLILNALLEQPPSRKIEVARVYGHFIRDQWAVMNAPQDASESERNETQPVAPVTATSQQDDPSRNALLAMLSRGDSPLVIKRGDIRNWLDQGQRADIANREAKINELNSNAPEGLHRAMIVVDREPPNVTHVMIRGSAGRRGEVAPRRFLKLLSPSERALFNKGAGRLELADAIASPDNPLTARVFVNRIWMHHFNRPLVDTPSDFGIQCDEPVQRDLLDDLAADFMQNGWSIKHLHRRIMLSHAYQQSSHNRDDCLQADPENRLIWRMNRRRLEFEALRDSLLAVSGSLETTMFGKSTSITTAPFSHRRTIYGTIDRQDLPGLFRAFDFASPDQSVAKRTRTIVPQQSLFMLNSPFAIEQSQRLVAHVTEPPTDATEAASEESAGALPQERVIEQQIIALYQQIFARVPTDEEREIGKLFVSVEQSSSSEGKTTEIASSDDNVWTRYAQMLLMTNEFEFID from the coding sequence GTGACTTCGTTCACATCCCACCCCTTCCTGCGTGCTGCCGTGAGCCTGAATCAGATCGCCCTCCATGGAGGACGTTTCGCAATCACTGCCCGTTTGTCCATCGCTGCTCATCTCACGATCAGCGGATTGCTTGGATTGACTTTGTTGGGTTTGATCCTGTTTGTCTCGATAGCGTCCACGGCGTTGGCTGCGGATGCAAGCAGCGATCCTAAACTGCAGTTCTTTGAAGAGAAGATCCGTCCGATCCTGGTCACGAAATGTTACCAGTGCCATGGACCGGAGAAATCCGAGAGCGGGTTGAGGCTGGACTCACGGGCTAGCATTTTGGCGGGCGGTGCAAGTGACACTCCTGCAGCGAAAGAGGGTGATGCCGACCATAGTCTGCTGATCGAATCGGTAACCTACGAGGGCGACTATGACATGCCGCCTGACAAACCGCTTTCGAGTACTGAAATTGATCAGCTCAAGCAGTGGATCCAACTGGGCTTGCCATGGCCAGACGAAGCCCCTGTCAAACCAACACTGACTATCGACCAGCGTGTGACGGCTCATCAAGCCGAACACTGGTCTTTGCAACCAGTCCAGATGCCAGTCGTCCCAGCGTCCAGCTCACATTCACCTGACGGAGTCGACCGCACCGACATTTCCCGCACCGACATTTCCCGCACCGACATTTCCCGCACCGACATTGACCGCACCGACATTGACCGCACCGACATCGACCGTTTGATCGAGTCCAAACTGACCGCCGCGGGTCTGGCGTTTTCCCAAGCAGCTGATCGTCGGACTTTGATCCGTCGAGCCCACTTTGACCTGTTGGGACTACCACCTTCGGAAGAGCAGGTTCACGCGTTCGTTAACGATCCAAGCCCCGATGCTTGGGCGCGATTAATCGATCAACTGCTAGATTCCCCTCACTACGGCGAGCGATGGGCGAGACACTGGCTCGACGTCGCCCGGTACGCGGACACACGCGGCTATTCCCCAGGCAAACGCGACAAGCGTTTCCCCTTCGCCTACACCTATCGTGACTGGGTGATCGAAGCGTTCAATCGAGACCTGCCGTACGATGACTTCATCCGGTGTCAATTGGCAGCCGATCAATGGGACTCCGCCGAGCAAACGGATTTGGCTGCCCTCGGGTTCCTGACCGTCGGTCGCCAATACCTCAGTCGGAACGACATGATCGACGATCGAGTCGACGCGGTCACGCGAGGCCTGCTTGGTTTGACGGTCAGTTGCGCCCGCTGCCACGACCACAAGTTTGACGGGATTCCCACCCAAGACTACTACTCGCTGTTCAGCGTCTTTGAAAACTGTTCCGTTCCCTCGGAATTGCCGCTGATCACGGAAGAATCCAAGCTGCCAGAGTTCAGTGAATTCTTGGGCAAGCTCGACGAAATGAGCCAGGCAATCGAAGAACGCCTCGACGAGATCCACAATCAACTGCATACCCAAGCACAGACGCATCCAGCTGACTATCTAGCCCGCCTGATTGAACCGGACGTCACCCGAGAGGCTTACCTGCAAGAACAGGACTTCGTTTCACTTAAGCTGATCGACATCCACAAACGCGTTTTGCAGCGATGGAAAAATTTCGTCAATCGCAAGGACGCGAAACGCATGGCCGTCTTCATGCCTTGGCACGAACTGCTGGAATTGGAAGAAGAAGGTTTCGCCGAAGCCGCGATGTTGAAGATCGAAAGCTGGAAAGAGCTCCCGGCTGAAAAAGTGAATCCACTGATTCTGAATGCACTTTTAGAACAGCCACCGTCTCGCAAGATCGAAGTCGCCCGGGTGTACGGTCACTTCATCCGCGACCAATGGGCGGTCATGAACGCTCCGCAAGACGCATCCGAGAGCGAACGGAATGAAACACAGCCCGTCGCACCAGTGACCGCCACGTCACAGCAGGACGATCCTTCCCGCAACGCGTTGCTTGCAATGCTATCGCGTGGTGACTCGCCCCTAGTGATCAAACGCGGCGATATTCGAAATTGGCTCGATCAAGGACAGCGAGCCGACATCGCGAATCGCGAAGCCAAGATCAATGAGCTGAACTCGAACGCCCCCGAGGGTCTCCACCGTGCCATGATTGTGGTCGACCGCGAGCCCCCGAATGTCACGCATGTGATGATCCGTGGGAGCGCAGGTCGTCGTGGCGAAGTGGCTCCCCGGCGTTTTCTGAAACTGCTTTCCCCCAGCGAACGAGCACTATTCAATAAAGGGGCCGGCCGACTGGAGCTGGCCGACGCGATCGCCAGCCCGGACAATCCGTTGACCGCACGGGTCTTCGTCAACCGAATATGGATGCACCACTTCAACCGGCCGCTGGTGGACACACCGAGCGATTTCGGTATCCAGTGCGATGAGCCCGTCCAACGCGACCTGCTCGACGACTTGGCCGCCGACTTCATGCAAAACGGCTGGTCGATCAAACATCTGCACCGCCGGATCATGCTGTCGCACGCCTATCAACAAAGCAGTCACAACCGAGACGATTGCTTACAAGCTGATCCCGAAAATCGTCTGATCTGGCGAATGAACCGGCGTCGACTGGAATTCGAAGCGTTACGCGATTCCTTGCTAGCGGTCTCGGGGAGCCTGGAAACGACGATGTTTGGCAAGTCCACTTCGATCACGACAGCTCCATTCTCGCACCGCCGCACGATCTACGGAACGATCGATCGCCAAGACCTGCCCGGACTGTTTCGGGCATTCGACTTCGCAAGCCCAGACCAAAGCGTGGCTAAGCGAACTCGGACGATCGTGCCCCAACAATCACTGTTCATGTTGAACTCGCCATTTGCAATTGAGCAATCTCAACGCTTGGTCGCCCATGTGACCGAACCTCCAACAGACGCGACCGAAGCAGCCTCAGAGGAATCTGCGGGGGCGTTACCCCAAGAACGGGTCATCGAACAGCAGATCATCGCGTTGTATCAACAAATATTCGCTCGCGTCCCCACCGACGAAGAACGGGAAATTGGCAAGTTGTTTGTTAGCGTTGAGCAATCAAGCTCCTCCGAAGGGAAAACCACGGAAATAGCTTCTTCAGACGACAACGTTTGGACGCGGTACGCCCAAATGTTATTGATGACCAACGAGTTCGAATTCATCGACTAA
- a CDS encoding serine hydrolase domain-containing protein gives MANRVFQLPLGLVGLVVAAVQISAAGQTASAQSLNDRIVAKIASPLIVNQVVDGLSIGYIDGNESGTVHLGVSSDAGKQPDDTTIYELGSISKVFTGLMLADAAVRGELALDAPAVIDNAAGIRLPTLDGRSIQWVDLSTHRSGLPRLPANMELTSLKDPYRLYDSKKAASALASLQLDRKPGQAQEYSNFGVSVLGYLIAQNANMSYQELLRQRIAQPLGMNDCAVEMSAEQEERFTTPHKQVGSPTSAWTFADMPGAGGVHASLSDMMRFANAQLRPPTGPLGEAIELAWKQHSAADASGSATGLGWMIHGDGETRWHNGGTGGSRTAIFINRRINSAVIVLCNTSVSNEIDHLAVQLLQLAAGIGHQPES, from the coding sequence ATGGCGAATCGCGTCTTCCAGCTTCCGCTCGGCCTAGTGGGCCTGGTCGTAGCGGCCGTTCAAATTTCAGCAGCCGGTCAAACCGCTTCGGCACAAAGTCTCAACGATCGGATTGTCGCCAAGATCGCGTCACCGCTGATAGTGAACCAAGTTGTGGACGGGCTATCGATTGGCTACATCGACGGCAATGAAAGCGGAACGGTGCATCTGGGCGTTTCCTCGGACGCCGGTAAACAACCGGACGACACGACCATCTACGAACTGGGTTCGATCAGCAAAGTCTTCACCGGCCTGATGCTGGCTGACGCGGCGGTGCGGGGCGAACTTGCTCTGGACGCTCCCGCAGTCATCGATAACGCTGCGGGGATTCGACTCCCGACGCTCGACGGACGATCGATTCAGTGGGTTGACTTGAGCACGCATCGCTCAGGACTACCACGACTGCCCGCAAACATGGAACTCACGTCGCTCAAGGATCCGTACCGGCTGTACGATTCCAAGAAAGCAGCGTCCGCATTAGCGAGCCTCCAACTTGATCGGAAACCCGGTCAAGCCCAAGAGTATTCCAACTTCGGTGTCTCAGTGCTGGGATACCTGATCGCACAGAACGCCAACATGAGCTACCAAGAACTGCTGCGCCAACGAATCGCTCAACCGCTCGGCATGAACGACTGCGCGGTTGAAATGTCAGCCGAGCAAGAAGAACGCTTCACAACACCGCACAAACAGGTGGGCTCACCCACCTCGGCATGGACGTTCGCCGACATGCCAGGCGCAGGCGGTGTTCACGCGAGCCTCAGTGACATGATGCGGTTCGCAAACGCACAACTACGCCCGCCCACTGGCCCCCTTGGCGAGGCGATTGAACTGGCGTGGAAACAACACAGTGCCGCCGACGCATCCGGATCGGCAACCGGATTGGGATGGATGATTCATGGTGACGGCGAAACTCGCTGGCACAACGGCGGAACCGGAGGATCCCGCACTGCGATATTCATCAACCGCCGAATCAACTCTGCCGTCATCGTGCTGTGCAACACCTCGGTTTCAAACGAGATCGATCATTTGGCGGTGCAATTGCTTCAGCTAGCCGCCGGTATTGGACACCAGCCCGAGTCCTAA
- a CDS encoding polysaccharide pyruvyl transferase family protein yields MKRRHFLACTLGLSLAKAVQAGGVNRVPRILLRSSWQCVNIGDIAHTPGVLALIEQHIPGCEVVLWASSNLTAEVADMEHKRFPNLKIVKGSIRDDGSTSSPELASAIAESDFLLHGSGPSLVAAKDVAAYVKHTGKPFGVYGITYASEQWNDLLSRAEFVFFRDSVSLQYAIDHGVHAPIMEFGPDGAFACDLRNDEKAIQFLDQNDLVDGEFLCCLSRLRHTPYWTIPGRNNRVRPEFEVRNNRMKEHDHVAIRETIVRVVRETNLKVLLCPEDMTQMSVGKEMLYDQLPDDVKSRVVWRKDFWLTDEALSVYVRSAGLFGSEMHSPIMAIGNGIPAVVCRFKEQTSKGFMWNDIGLGEWLFDLDEDNDIQERLPATVLAIAKNPESAKVKTMDALTRVKQFQKETMGVVREQITKSVN; encoded by the coding sequence ATGAAACGCCGACATTTTCTCGCTTGCACACTTGGGCTGAGCCTTGCCAAGGCCGTTCAAGCTGGCGGCGTGAATCGCGTGCCTCGCATCTTGCTGCGATCATCTTGGCAATGTGTCAACATCGGCGATATCGCACACACACCTGGCGTACTCGCATTGATCGAACAGCACATTCCTGGTTGTGAGGTCGTGCTTTGGGCATCCAGCAACTTGACGGCGGAGGTCGCCGACATGGAGCACAAGCGATTTCCGAATTTGAAGATCGTCAAAGGATCAATACGCGATGATGGTTCGACTTCCTCCCCGGAACTCGCATCAGCGATCGCGGAATCTGACTTTCTACTTCACGGATCGGGGCCCAGCCTGGTCGCTGCCAAAGATGTGGCCGCCTATGTCAAACACACGGGCAAACCGTTTGGCGTTTACGGGATCACCTACGCCAGCGAACAGTGGAACGACCTGCTCAGTCGTGCGGAGTTCGTCTTCTTTCGCGATTCGGTTTCGTTGCAGTACGCGATCGACCATGGCGTCCACGCTCCCATCATGGAATTTGGACCAGATGGAGCGTTCGCCTGTGACCTAAGAAACGACGAAAAGGCAATTCAGTTCCTCGACCAGAACGACCTGGTCGATGGCGAGTTTCTGTGTTGCCTCTCTCGATTGCGGCACACACCGTACTGGACCATTCCCGGTCGGAACAACCGCGTGCGTCCTGAGTTTGAGGTTCGTAACAATCGGATGAAGGAACACGACCACGTCGCGATCCGCGAGACGATTGTCCGTGTCGTTCGCGAAACCAATCTAAAAGTTCTCCTCTGCCCCGAAGACATGACGCAAATGAGCGTGGGCAAGGAGATGCTTTACGATCAACTTCCTGACGACGTGAAATCGAGAGTGGTTTGGCGGAAAGACTTCTGGCTAACCGACGAAGCACTCAGCGTTTATGTACGCAGTGCCGGATTGTTTGGAAGCGAGATGCACTCACCGATCATGGCGATCGGCAACGGCATTCCCGCTGTGGTTTGCCGCTTCAAGGAACAGACCAGCAAGGGCTTCATGTGGAATGACATTGGATTGGGCGAATGGCTGTTCGATCTAGACGAAGACAACGACATTCAGGAACGTTTGCCAGCGACCGTCTTGGCGATTGCAAAGAATCCCGAATCAGCTAAGGTCAAAACCATGGACGCACTCACACGAGTCAAACAGTTCCAAAAGGAAACCATGGGTGTCGTTCGCGAGCAAATAACGAAGTCAGTCAATTAA
- a CDS encoding DUF2513 domain-containing protein produces MMKRDMDLIRGIVLAIRNHEGRPSASEVQALVSNEDNGIYEYHMQLLLQGEMMTGVDTGVRKDRYGLATLALTWAGQDFADNILNDDVWASAHQTLADAGLESASFTVWSQVVLAKITERCAGA; encoded by the coding sequence ATGATGAAGCGTGACATGGATTTAATTCGGGGGATTGTGCTCGCGATTCGCAATCACGAGGGACGCCCATCGGCTAGCGAAGTGCAAGCCTTGGTGTCCAACGAAGACAACGGAATCTACGAGTACCACATGCAGCTTTTGTTGCAGGGTGAAATGATGACGGGAGTCGACACGGGCGTCCGGAAAGATCGCTACGGCTTGGCCACCTTGGCTCTGACGTGGGCCGGCCAAGACTTCGCCGACAACATCCTGAACGATGATGTCTGGGCCAGCGCCCACCAAACTCTCGCTGACGCAGGCCTGGAATCAGCCTCGTTCACCGTTTGGTCGCAAGTGGTGCTCGCAAAAATCACCGAACGATGTGCCGGTGCCTAA